A window of the Helianthus annuus cultivar XRQ/B chromosome 4, HanXRQr2.0-SUNRISE, whole genome shotgun sequence genome harbors these coding sequences:
- the LOC110938062 gene encoding uncharacterized protein LOC110938062 yields the protein MVTDATMEEGKVPKHGFEFAKSFSDELRPTACCFSIFKGHTTNNKDHDKDIYALINDSDDDFQQGIFDKPLPCFGCGVGWFSFLIGFAFPLMWYYATFLYFGNCYQRDPRERAGLAASAIAAMGFSLALLIIAAILVF from the exons ATGGTTACTG ATGCTACTATGGAAGAGGGAAAGGTTCCAAAACATGGCTTTGAATTTGCGAAATCATTTTCGGACGAACTTAGGCCCACGGCTTGCTGTTTCTCAATATTTAAAG GACATACAACGAACAATAAAGATCACGACAAAGATATATATGCCCTTATAAACGACTCGGATGATGATTTTCAACAAGGGATTTTTGATAAACCTCTTCCTTGCTTTGGCTGTGGAGTAGGATGGTTTTC GTTTTTAATAGGGTTTGCATTTCCATTGATGTGGTACTATGCTACATTTCTCTATTTTGGAAACTGTTACCAAAGAGACCCTAGGGAACGCGCAGGTCTTGCTGCTTCTGCAATTGCG GCAATGGGATTTTCACTTGCGCTGTTGATCATAGCAGCAATTCTTGTATTTTAG
- the LOC110938060 gene encoding uncharacterized protein LOC110938060 isoform X1, whose amino-acid sequence MASSGKFDLSSVSPDRPLYSSAQRGSYSAASLDRSSSFRENMENPILSSLPSMSRSNSTVTQVDVTNFFQCLRFDPKSMAAEHKFNRYGDFKRLASAVVGSPDESPSGLLKGKLRNSSPEDLKRLKAGLRESTIKARERVKVFSETLSVINKCFPSIPSRKRSRPDALPGDRSSGLLLNRAPMGAGVGKMGTQSHSLTNTFDFEQQKVEERGKNAIPNKRTRTSMVDQRAEVRPNTPARSSGLPNGNTPQSEDRSLHIVADGWEKTKMKKKRTGIKADNAPSPNSMSTKAINGYKEPKQGMHARHLSDSMSRLNDSHGLRPGAANGIIGGVKIDGPAQQASVGIRSSIPRPEQETTSLHHDKRDRSTSSEKERTNLRSVNNKSSFRDEFISGSPTSGTKLHGPARGPRSGSSVVPKSSTVVQRANASSDWDMGHVTHKNPGQFGSNNRKRTPATRSPSPPVAQWADRRPQKISRTARRTNLVPILSNSDEAPALDNSHNTSDVTGSESGPGFSKRFSASSPQQFKSKGDYLPSSTPSESEESGAAEIRSRDKGKKSYEVEDKGEPNVQKMSTLVPTVRKNKMVNGEEVGDGIRRQNRTGRGFGSSRGVTPPVEKIRHVGTAKQLRTARQSFDKSESKPGRPPTRKLSDRKAYTRQKQTAFNAAVDFPVGSEDGHEELLAAAKAVTNPNHALSSPFWRQMGPLFGFVSDLDMSYLKQQGSTHSSINTKTPVHQDIDSSGTLINGAESRSVEPMGPGEIPLSQRLLAALISEGDDELPFNGNNDHNFNVYGSAFEFDTDLESNTFKNRSLQNYELVGRGNLSGHRKNSTLGPPGHHIVSMPDSTAVTGFDHSYNGLLSDPAMTSGITWSDYQYANVPLNERLLMEIQSIGLYPELVPDSPNNGSEGISGEICRLEEKLHEQVSRKKRLLDNLLESTNEARELQEKEFEQLCIDKLTAMTYQKYMSCWGPHAPKSVGSKVSKQAALGFVSRTLDRCHEFESTGKSCFTEPVYKEMIRSGSLHLNGTQFDAATNNESGKINGKSIERVSVGTQLSPSLNNHDMYSSDAFHFSEQTSGKDENIWSSRVKKRELYLDDVVAGTSSGFGTTILNTAKGKRSERDREGKGNGLSRNGGPKVGRPASGNAKGERKNKTKLKQKTTQLSASLNGPIGKISDQNRTFSSIPTSFDMKNNNVVKEEDEYKFLDNNTEEPLDFSHMEIPDVLGEQGEDIGSWLNIDDDILQDDDFMGLEIPMDDLSDLNMMV is encoded by the exons ATGGCATCGTCTGGTAAATTCGACCTGTCATCTGTTAGCCCGGATAGACCGTTGTACAGCTCTGCACAGCGCGGGTCCTACTCAGCTGCTTCACTGGACAGATCGTCGAGTTTCCGTGAAAATATGGAAAATCCAATCTTATCATCTCTTCCAAGCATGTCAAGAAGTAACTCAACTGTTACACAAGTAGATGTAACCAATTTTTTTCAATGCTTGCGGTTTGACCCAAAGTCAATGGCAGCTGAACATAAATTCAATCGATATGGGGATTTCAAACGACTTGCAAGTGCTGTCGTTGGTTCACCAGATGAGTCACCGTCTGGTTTGTTGAAGGGCAAACTGCGTAATTCCTCGCCTGAGGATCTCAAACGGTTAAAGGCTGGTTTGCGGGAATCCACCATTAAAGCCAG GGAACGGGTGAAGGTTTTCAGCGAGACCTTATCAGTGATTAACAAGTGTTTCCCGAGTATTCCTTCAAGGAAGAGATCAAGGCCAGATGCTTTACCTGGCGATCGATCTAGTGGTTTACTATTAAATCGTGCACCTATGGGGGCAGGTGTCGGTAAGATGGGCACCCAAAGTCATTCCCTCACAAATACATTCGACTTTGAGCAGCAGAAGGTCGAAGAACGGGGTAAAAATGCCATTCCTAACAAAAGAACCAGAACTTCAATGGTTGATCAAAGG GCGGAGGTGCGTCCAAACACTCCTGCTAGATCATCGGGGCTTCCAAACGGCAATACTCCTCAGAGCGAGGATCGGTCATTGCACATTGTAGCCGATGGTTGGGAAAAaacaaaaatgaagaagaaacgTACTGGAATAAAAGCTGATAATGCCCCGAGTCCAAATTCAATGTCAACAAAAGCTATCAATGGATACAAAGAACCCAAACAAGGAATGCATGCAAGGCATCTTTCTGATTCCATGTCACGGTTAAATGATTCTCATGGGTTAAG GCCCGGAGCTGCTAATGGAATAATTGGAGGCGTAAAAATTGACGGTCCAGCTCAGCAGGCAAGTGTGGGCATACGGTCTTCCATCCCAAGGCCTGAACAAGAGACCACATCTCTTCATCATGATAAAAGAGATAGAAGTACTAGTTCCGAAAAGGAAAGGACAAATCTCAGATCAGTTAATAACAA GTCCAGTTTCCGAGATGAATTTATATCTGGTAGTCCTACCTCTGGCACAAAATTGCACGGGCCAGCTCGAGGTCCAAGATCAGGGTCAAGTGTTGTGCCCAAATCATCAACGGTGGTTCAACGAGCAAATGCTTCCAGTGATTGGGACATGGGTCATGTTACCCACAAGAACCCTGGTCAGTTTGGGTCCAATAATCGTAAACGTACACCCGCAACACGCTCTCCATCTCCCCCAGTAGCACAGTGGGCTGACCGTAGGCCCCAAAAGATATCACGTACCGCAAGGAGAACAAATCTTGTCCCTATTTTATCTAATAGTGATGAAGCCCCTGCTTTGGATAATAGTCATAATACCAGTGATGTTACTGGTAGTGAAAGTGGGCCCGGGTTTTCCAAACGGTTTTCCGCTAGTTCTCCTCAGCAATTCAAATCAAAAGGAGATTATCTCCCATCATCTACACCATCTGAAAGTGAGGAGTCTGGGGCTGCTGAAATTAGATCTAGAGATAAGGGGAAGAAGTCTTATGAAGTAGAAGATAAAGGTGAACCGAATGTTCAAAAGATGTCAACTTTAGTTCCAACAGTAAGAAAGAATAAGATGGTGAATGGGGAAGAAGTTGGTGATGGAATTCGTAGACAAAATAGAACCGGGCGAGGTTTTGGTTCTTCACGCGGTGTTACACCGCCAGTAGAGAAGATTCGCCATGTGGGAACCGCAAAGCAGCTTAGAACTGCTAGACAGAGTTTTGATAAGTCCGAAAG CAAGCCAGGTAGGCCTCCCACTAGGAAACTCTCTGACCGCAAAGCTTATACTCGTCAAAAGCAGACCGCATTCAATGCTGCAGTAGATTTTCCTG TTGGTTCTGAGGATGGACATGAAGAGCTTCTGGCTGCAGCTAAAGCGGTTACTAATCCTA ATCATGCTTTGTCGAGTCCATTTTGGAGGCAGATGGGACCACTTTTCGGTTTTGTATCTGATTTAGACATGTCGTATTTAAAGCAACAG GGAAGCACTCACTCCAGTATTAACACAAAAACCCCAGTTCACCAAGACATTGATAGTTCTGGCACACTAATTAACGGAGCAGAAAGCAGAAGTGTTGAACCAATGGGTCCCGGGGAAATTCCCCTTTCTCAGAGGCTACTTGCCGCGTTAATTTCAGAAGGGGACGACGAGCTTCCCTTTAACGGGAATAATGATCACAACTTTAATGTTTATGGATCTGCATTTGAGTTTGACACAGATCTAGAGTCAAACACCTTCAAGAATAGGTCATTGCAAAACTATGAACTCGTTGGACGTGGTAATTTAAGTGGTCATAGGAAAAACTCTACACTGGGTCCGCCAGGTCATCATATTGTGTCCATGCCAGATTCGACAGCGGTAACTGGTTTTGACCATTCTTATAATGGTCTACTTTCAGATCCAGCAATGACATCTGGCATCACCTGGTCAGATTATCAGTATGCTAACGTGCCATTGAATGAAAGACTTCTTATGGAGATTCAGAGTATTGGACTCTATCCGGAACTTGTG CCTGATTCACCAAACAATGGGAGTGAAGGCATTAGTGGAGAAATTTGTCGACTTGAAGAAAAACTTCATGAACAG GTTTCCAGGAAGAAACGCTTGCTTGATAACCTTTTGGAGTCCACTAACGAAGCAAGAGAGCTGCAAGAGAA GGAATTTGAACAACTTTGTATCGACAAACTCACTGCAATGACTTATCAAAAGTACATG AGTTGTTGGGGTCCTCACGCACCTAAAAGTGTCGGTAGTAAAGTATCCAAGCAAGCTGCTTTAGGTTTCGTGAGTCGAACACTGGATCGATGCCACGAATTTGAGTCAACAGGCAAAAGCTGCTTCACTGAACCCGTATATAAGGAAATGATCCGATCTGGATCATTACACTTAAATGGCACGCAATTCGATGCTGCAACCAATAACGAATCTGGTAAAATTAATGGGAAATCCATAGAAAGAGTGTCAG taGGTACACAACTAAGCCCTTCGTTAAACAACCATGACATGTATTCGTCTGACGCATTCCACTTCTCTGAGCAAACTAGTGGCAAAGATGAAAATATATGGTCAAGCAGGGTCAAAAAGAGAGAATTATATCTTGACGATGTCGTTGCTGGTACTTCTTCCGGCTTTGGAACAACAATTTTAAATACTGCAAAAGGAAAGAGAAGTGAGAGGGATCGGGAGGGTAAAGGGAACGGTTTATCCAGAAACGGAGGCCCGAAAGTTGGGCGACCCGCATCCGGTAACGCTAAGGGTGAAAGAAAGAACAAAACAAAATTAAAGCAGAAAACAACCCAATTATCTGCATCACTCAATGGCCCGATTGGAAAGATTTCAGATCAAAACCGAACGTTTTCTTCAATCCCTACGTCTTTCGATATGAAAAATAATAATGTTGTCAAAGAGGAAGATGAGTATAAATTCTTGGATAATAACACCGAGGAGCCGCTTGATTTTTCACATATGGAAATACCCGATGTTCTCGGTGAGCAAGGGGAGGACATAGGCTCATGGTTGAACATCGATGACGATATATTACAAGACGACGATTTTATGGGGCTTGAGATTCCAATGGATGATTTATCCGATTTGAATATGATGGTCTAA
- the LOC110938060 gene encoding uncharacterized protein LOC110938060 isoform X2 produces the protein MASSGKFDLSSVSPDRPLYSSAQRGSYSAASLDRSSSFRENMENPILSSLPSMSRSNSTVTQVDVTNFFQCLRFDPKSMAAEHKFNRYGDFKRLASAVVGSPDESPSGLLKGKLRNSSPEDLKRLKAGLRESTIKARERVKVFSETLSVINKCFPSIPSRKRSRPDALPGDRSSGLLLNRAPMGAGVGKMGTQSHSLTNTFDFEQQKVEERGKNAIPNKRTRTSMVDQRAEVRPNTPARSSGLPNGNTPQSEDRSLHIVADGWEKTKMKKKRTGIKADNAPSPNSMSTKAINGYKEPKQGMHARHLSDSMSRLNDSHGLRPGAANGIIGGVKIDGPAQQASVGIRSSIPRPEQETTSLHHDKRDRSTSSEKERTNLRSVNNKSSFRDEFISGSPTSGTKLHGPARGPRSGSSVVPKSSTVVQRANASSDWDMGHVTHKNPGQFGSNNRKRTPATRSPSPPVAQWADRRPQKISRTARRTNLVPILSNSDEAPALDNSHNTSDVTGSESGPGFSKRFSASSPQQFKSKGDYLPSSTPSESEESGAAEIRSRDKGKKSYEVEDKGEPNVQKMSTLVPTVRKNKMVNGEEVGDGIRRQNRTGRGFGSSRGVTPPVEKIRHVGTAKQLRTARQSFDKSESKPGRPPTRKLSDRKAYTRQKQTAFNAAVDFPVGSEDGHEELLAAAKAVTNPNHALSSPFWRQMGPLFGFVSDLDMSYLKQQGSTHSSINTKTPVHQDIDSSGTLINGAESRSVEPMGPGEIPLSQRLLAALISEGDDELPFNGNNDHNFNVYGSAFEFDTDLESNTFKNRSLQNYELVGRGNLSGHRKNSTLGPPGHHIVSMPDSTAVTGFDHSYNGLLSDPAMTSGITWSDYQYANVPLNERLLMEIQSIGLYPELVPDSPNNGSEGISGEICRLEEKLHEQVSRKKRLLDNLLESTNEARELQEKEFEQLCIDKLTAMTYQKYMSCWGPHAPKSVGSKVSKQAALGFVSRTLDRCHEFESTGKSCFTEPVYKEMIRSGSLHLNGTQFDAATNNESGKINGKSIERVSGTQLSPSLNNHDMYSSDAFHFSEQTSGKDENIWSSRVKKRELYLDDVVAGTSSGFGTTILNTAKGKRSERDREGKGNGLSRNGGPKVGRPASGNAKGERKNKTKLKQKTTQLSASLNGPIGKISDQNRTFSSIPTSFDMKNNNVVKEEDEYKFLDNNTEEPLDFSHMEIPDVLGEQGEDIGSWLNIDDDILQDDDFMGLEIPMDDLSDLNMMV, from the exons ATGGCATCGTCTGGTAAATTCGACCTGTCATCTGTTAGCCCGGATAGACCGTTGTACAGCTCTGCACAGCGCGGGTCCTACTCAGCTGCTTCACTGGACAGATCGTCGAGTTTCCGTGAAAATATGGAAAATCCAATCTTATCATCTCTTCCAAGCATGTCAAGAAGTAACTCAACTGTTACACAAGTAGATGTAACCAATTTTTTTCAATGCTTGCGGTTTGACCCAAAGTCAATGGCAGCTGAACATAAATTCAATCGATATGGGGATTTCAAACGACTTGCAAGTGCTGTCGTTGGTTCACCAGATGAGTCACCGTCTGGTTTGTTGAAGGGCAAACTGCGTAATTCCTCGCCTGAGGATCTCAAACGGTTAAAGGCTGGTTTGCGGGAATCCACCATTAAAGCCAG GGAACGGGTGAAGGTTTTCAGCGAGACCTTATCAGTGATTAACAAGTGTTTCCCGAGTATTCCTTCAAGGAAGAGATCAAGGCCAGATGCTTTACCTGGCGATCGATCTAGTGGTTTACTATTAAATCGTGCACCTATGGGGGCAGGTGTCGGTAAGATGGGCACCCAAAGTCATTCCCTCACAAATACATTCGACTTTGAGCAGCAGAAGGTCGAAGAACGGGGTAAAAATGCCATTCCTAACAAAAGAACCAGAACTTCAATGGTTGATCAAAGG GCGGAGGTGCGTCCAAACACTCCTGCTAGATCATCGGGGCTTCCAAACGGCAATACTCCTCAGAGCGAGGATCGGTCATTGCACATTGTAGCCGATGGTTGGGAAAAaacaaaaatgaagaagaaacgTACTGGAATAAAAGCTGATAATGCCCCGAGTCCAAATTCAATGTCAACAAAAGCTATCAATGGATACAAAGAACCCAAACAAGGAATGCATGCAAGGCATCTTTCTGATTCCATGTCACGGTTAAATGATTCTCATGGGTTAAG GCCCGGAGCTGCTAATGGAATAATTGGAGGCGTAAAAATTGACGGTCCAGCTCAGCAGGCAAGTGTGGGCATACGGTCTTCCATCCCAAGGCCTGAACAAGAGACCACATCTCTTCATCATGATAAAAGAGATAGAAGTACTAGTTCCGAAAAGGAAAGGACAAATCTCAGATCAGTTAATAACAA GTCCAGTTTCCGAGATGAATTTATATCTGGTAGTCCTACCTCTGGCACAAAATTGCACGGGCCAGCTCGAGGTCCAAGATCAGGGTCAAGTGTTGTGCCCAAATCATCAACGGTGGTTCAACGAGCAAATGCTTCCAGTGATTGGGACATGGGTCATGTTACCCACAAGAACCCTGGTCAGTTTGGGTCCAATAATCGTAAACGTACACCCGCAACACGCTCTCCATCTCCCCCAGTAGCACAGTGGGCTGACCGTAGGCCCCAAAAGATATCACGTACCGCAAGGAGAACAAATCTTGTCCCTATTTTATCTAATAGTGATGAAGCCCCTGCTTTGGATAATAGTCATAATACCAGTGATGTTACTGGTAGTGAAAGTGGGCCCGGGTTTTCCAAACGGTTTTCCGCTAGTTCTCCTCAGCAATTCAAATCAAAAGGAGATTATCTCCCATCATCTACACCATCTGAAAGTGAGGAGTCTGGGGCTGCTGAAATTAGATCTAGAGATAAGGGGAAGAAGTCTTATGAAGTAGAAGATAAAGGTGAACCGAATGTTCAAAAGATGTCAACTTTAGTTCCAACAGTAAGAAAGAATAAGATGGTGAATGGGGAAGAAGTTGGTGATGGAATTCGTAGACAAAATAGAACCGGGCGAGGTTTTGGTTCTTCACGCGGTGTTACACCGCCAGTAGAGAAGATTCGCCATGTGGGAACCGCAAAGCAGCTTAGAACTGCTAGACAGAGTTTTGATAAGTCCGAAAG CAAGCCAGGTAGGCCTCCCACTAGGAAACTCTCTGACCGCAAAGCTTATACTCGTCAAAAGCAGACCGCATTCAATGCTGCAGTAGATTTTCCTG TTGGTTCTGAGGATGGACATGAAGAGCTTCTGGCTGCAGCTAAAGCGGTTACTAATCCTA ATCATGCTTTGTCGAGTCCATTTTGGAGGCAGATGGGACCACTTTTCGGTTTTGTATCTGATTTAGACATGTCGTATTTAAAGCAACAG GGAAGCACTCACTCCAGTATTAACACAAAAACCCCAGTTCACCAAGACATTGATAGTTCTGGCACACTAATTAACGGAGCAGAAAGCAGAAGTGTTGAACCAATGGGTCCCGGGGAAATTCCCCTTTCTCAGAGGCTACTTGCCGCGTTAATTTCAGAAGGGGACGACGAGCTTCCCTTTAACGGGAATAATGATCACAACTTTAATGTTTATGGATCTGCATTTGAGTTTGACACAGATCTAGAGTCAAACACCTTCAAGAATAGGTCATTGCAAAACTATGAACTCGTTGGACGTGGTAATTTAAGTGGTCATAGGAAAAACTCTACACTGGGTCCGCCAGGTCATCATATTGTGTCCATGCCAGATTCGACAGCGGTAACTGGTTTTGACCATTCTTATAATGGTCTACTTTCAGATCCAGCAATGACATCTGGCATCACCTGGTCAGATTATCAGTATGCTAACGTGCCATTGAATGAAAGACTTCTTATGGAGATTCAGAGTATTGGACTCTATCCGGAACTTGTG CCTGATTCACCAAACAATGGGAGTGAAGGCATTAGTGGAGAAATTTGTCGACTTGAAGAAAAACTTCATGAACAG GTTTCCAGGAAGAAACGCTTGCTTGATAACCTTTTGGAGTCCACTAACGAAGCAAGAGAGCTGCAAGAGAA GGAATTTGAACAACTTTGTATCGACAAACTCACTGCAATGACTTATCAAAAGTACATG AGTTGTTGGGGTCCTCACGCACCTAAAAGTGTCGGTAGTAAAGTATCCAAGCAAGCTGCTTTAGGTTTCGTGAGTCGAACACTGGATCGATGCCACGAATTTGAGTCAACAGGCAAAAGCTGCTTCACTGAACCCGTATATAAGGAAATGATCCGATCTGGATCATTACACTTAAATGGCACGCAATTCGATGCTGCAACCAATAACGAATCTGGTAAAATTAATGGGAAATCCATAGAAAGAGTGTCAG GTACACAACTAAGCCCTTCGTTAAACAACCATGACATGTATTCGTCTGACGCATTCCACTTCTCTGAGCAAACTAGTGGCAAAGATGAAAATATATGGTCAAGCAGGGTCAAAAAGAGAGAATTATATCTTGACGATGTCGTTGCTGGTACTTCTTCCGGCTTTGGAACAACAATTTTAAATACTGCAAAAGGAAAGAGAAGTGAGAGGGATCGGGAGGGTAAAGGGAACGGTTTATCCAGAAACGGAGGCCCGAAAGTTGGGCGACCCGCATCCGGTAACGCTAAGGGTGAAAGAAAGAACAAAACAAAATTAAAGCAGAAAACAACCCAATTATCTGCATCACTCAATGGCCCGATTGGAAAGATTTCAGATCAAAACCGAACGTTTTCTTCAATCCCTACGTCTTTCGATATGAAAAATAATAATGTTGTCAAAGAGGAAGATGAGTATAAATTCTTGGATAATAACACCGAGGAGCCGCTTGATTTTTCACATATGGAAATACCCGATGTTCTCGGTGAGCAAGGGGAGGACATAGGCTCATGGTTGAACATCGATGACGATATATTACAAGACGACGATTTTATGGGGCTTGAGATTCCAATGGATGATTTATCCGATTTGAATATGATGGTCTAA